Genomic window (Chthonomonas sp.):
AGGAGCATCGTTTCCGACGGGGTCGGGATGCCTTCTTGCGTGCCACCCGTCCACGGGGTGCTGGTGAATGCGGTGACGGCAGCACCGGTGATGCCGAGGTTGATGGCAAATGCGTTCAGCAGTTGACCGTTGTTTTGCCAGTCAGCGGCGTTCTTCGTGCGCATCGGGTGCTCGAAAAGCGGGACCGACTTGACGTAGGGAAGAACGTACTTTTGCCACGATTGCCAGGTCATCGAGTGAGCAAAGCTGGGTGCGGCGCAGCGCAGGGTGGTGCCGGTGTTGAGGGCCGGGTTGAGCGACGTACCGCCTTCGCAACCGGAGCGGCGCGGATATTGGCTGTCGTTTTGGTCGGTGTACATCATGAACCCGAGGCTGATTTGCTTCTGGTTCGAGATGGCGGCTGTCTTCTTGGCAGCAACCTTGGCTTGCGTAAAGACCGGGAACAGGATAGCGGCGAGAATGGCGATGATCGCGATGACCACCAGCAACTCGATGAGTGTAAATGCCTTTTTCATGGGTTAGAGTATTCCTCTCGATAGCCAACTGACGACGAGCCAACTGGAGCCCACCGAGGTCCGAGCAGTTTCCTGCGAGGCTCGCGTGAATGATAAAGATTTTACCCGCCGCATCGTGGAGAATCAATAAGAATTGGTAAAGAAATGGGCCATTTGGACCGGTTCTGGTATGTCTGCGTGGAAAACTGCCGAACGCTGTTCGGCGGCGGTCTGGGTTCAAGCCATCGGGTACACTTCCAAGTTCCAACTTTAGGACCATCGTTATGGCAACCGCGACCCCCAAGATGACCGTTAAGCGCACTGACCTGAACAAGTGCACCATTCAATTTGACGTGACGTGCACACCCGACCAAGTGAGTTCGGGCACCGATCGCGCCTACAAGGACTTTGCAAAGAACATGCGCGTGCCTGGCTTCCGCCCGGGACACGCCCCTAAGAACGTCATCGCCCCGATGATTCCGCAACAAGACCTCGCCCAGCGCGTGGCCGAAATCGTGGTGGACACCGTGATCCGCAAGCTCGTCACCGACGAGAAGATCGCCCTCCACGATTCGCCCGCCGTGAACCTGACGAAGTTCGACTTCGACAAGGGCGAATGTGAATTCACCGCCAAGCTCCCGCTGGCTCCCATCGTCGAACTCGGCGAGTACAAGGGCATCGAGGTCGAAAAGCCGGCCGTGGATGTCAGCGACAAGGACGTGGACGAATATCTGGAAGAGCTGCGCAAGCGCATGGGCAAGCGCGAAAGCGTGACCGATCGCGGCGCGCAAGATGGCGACGTTGCTTTGGTGAATGTCCGCGGCGAAAAGGAAGACGGCGACGGCACGACGCTACTGTTGGTCCTCGGTAAGAACTTTGCCGCCCTCGACAAGGCAATCGCTGGCCTTAACGCCGAAGAAATGAAGGTCGCGAGCCTCGACTTCCCGGCTGACTTTTCGAACAAGGCGCTCGCCGGCAAGAAGGGCAAGTGGAAGCTGACCGTGAAGAGTCTCAACGCGGTGGTGCTGCCTCAGCTGAGCGACGAGTTTGCCCAAAACCTCGGTGGCGACCTCGCCGCCCTGAAGTCTGCCGATCTCAAGGCGCTGAAGGATCGCCTTCGCTTGCAAGTCGAAGCGCAAAAGGGTCAGATGGCGCAAGAAATGGTGCACGAACAGATTCAAGAAAAGCTGGTGGCCGGAAGCAAGATCGAAGTGCCGGACACCATGTGGGAAAGCGTGGCCAACCAACGCATGAACGAGCTTGCCCAACAAGCCCGACAGCAAGGCACCACGATTGAAGAGTACGCCAAAGCCAACGGCATGACCGTGGAGGAAATGCTGGCCAACTGGCAAGCCGAAGCCAAGACTCAAGTGATGCGCGCCGTGGCCGCTCGCGAGATCTTCGCCAAGGAAAAGCTTCGCCTCACCAACCAGGACATGAACGAGATGCTCATCGCGATGAGCTACGAGTATCAAGTCGCTCCGGCTGAGCTGGTCAAGGCCATGCAAAAGGCGAACAACTTCCGCGAACTGGAAATCCGCGCCGTGTTCAAGAAGGTTCTCGACTTCCTGACGAACAACGCGAGCATGGTGGAAGCCGGCACCGCGAAGCCCGCCAAGAAGAAGGCTGAACCAAAGGAAGCCGCCGCCACCGAAGAAAAGCCCAAGGCCGAAAAGCCGAAAGCCGAAAAGGCGACGGCCGAAAAGAAGCCCGCGCCCAAGAAGAAGTAAGCCCGGCGCACAAAAGAAAAAGGGGTGGTGGACCGACGGTCCGCCACCCTTTTTTTGTTGATTGAGAGAGCTTAGTGGTGAACGGCGCGGTCGAGGCTCTTGGCTTCTTCCACCCACTTGGCGACTTCCGATTCGCTCGGCGTGCGGTTGGCCAGGTTCTTGGCTTCGTTCACTTCGGCGAGCTTCGTCGCGAGGTTGTCCGAGCGGCGACCGGCGAGTTCAACCACCGAGTCCACGCCCGCGGCTTCGAGCATTTCAGCGAACTGCGGACCCACGCCATTAATGCGCATGAGGTCGGCGTGATTCACAAACTTCAGAACGAGCTTTTCCGAGACTTCGGCGGCTTCGGCCAGCGACTCGCGGCCCTTCTTGGTGCCGCCCATTTCCAGCAGTTTCTCCACCGAACCGACGCCCGCTGCCTTCATCTTTTCGGCAATCGCCGGTCCAACGCCTTCAATATCTTCAATGTTTGCCATAGTGACTCCTTTGTCCTATTGAGGACAAGATAGCCCTATTCTAGAAGATTCTGAGAAAATCTTTTTAAGAGGCGATGCGAAGTTGGGGAGGATCGTCTTCGGTGATCGCCTTGACGCAGTTGCGTCCGGCGGATTTAGCCGCATAAAGCGACTGGTCAGCGCGAGCGATCATTTCCGCGCGACTGGGGTCGGCGAGTTCGGCCTGACTCACGCCAAAACTGGCGGTGACCAGCCGATGCTCCCACTCCGAAGTCTCGATTGCATGGCGGTAGCGCTCGGCAATCTCAATCGCTTCGGCCAGTGTCGAGCCGTCGCAGACAATGGCAAACTCTTCGCCGCCATACCTGCACACAACTTCATTGGCGAGGGCATTCTCGCGAAGAACGCGCGCCACTTGCACCAGCACCTTGTCGCCGGCTGGGTGTCCATAGGTATCGTTCAAGGACTTAAACTTATCAACGTCCATAAGGATCAAGGAAACCGCGCCGTAGCCCTGTTTGGCGGCCTGGAACACCTGCTCCAATTCGTCTTGGAATGACCGGTGATTGAGCAGACCCGTAAGTCCATCTTTGTTGGCCAAATCTTCCAAACGTTGATTCGCTTCTTCCAACTCTTGCTGCTTCATCTGTAACAAAACGTTTTGCTCGGTGATGAAGCCCATTTGCTCCTTGACCTGGGCCTGGTAGTTCAGTAGTTGCTCCTCGGCCAGCTTGCGCTCGGTAATGTCCACCGTGGCGCACACGCCACCCACGACCTCGTTGAGCGAGTTGCGCAGCGGGAAGAAGTTGAGCAGAAGGAAGCGGCGGATGCCGTGGTGCACATCTTCACGCTCGAAGTTCTGGATGTTCTCGCCGTTGAACACGCGGCGCACGATGTCCTGAATCTCCTCGCGCTCTTCTTCCTTAAACACGATGCCAAAAATGCTCTGCTGGAAGACTTCAAAGCCTTGCACGCCAAACAGCCGGCTGACGGCCTGATTCCACTCGTAGATGGTGCCGATCGGGTCGAAGGTAAACGCGGGCACGGGGATGCCTTGGAACAGCTCTTGGAAGCGGCTCGCCGAGAAGCGCGCCACCTGGCTGGCCTGTTGGCTATGCTCCAAGGCGCGGGAAAGTTTGTCGGCGTTCTCGCGGAGTTCGTTCGCCTGCAGCGCCTGAAGCTCCTGCAACTCCACCAGTTCGGCGTTACGCTGAACGAGCACGTTTTGCTGCTCGGTCATGCGCTGGTTCATGGATTCCAGGTCTTCGTTTTGCGTCGCAATGTGCACGTAGGCACTGCCGAACCGGCGCACCATCGGCCGCACGATTAACGCCGTAACGGTGAGGATACAGAGCAAAGCCGTGACGAAGCTGCCAATGGTGATGACGTAAATCTTTTGTTGCTCGCCGAGGCGTTCGCGGTTGAGTTCTTCGTACACGGCCAGCACGTTTTGGTTGATCGCGCCCTGAGTCGTTTTGAATGGCTCAAGGGATTCGATTCCGATGGTCCCGCGGAACTCGGCGTCGCACATAGCCAGCGACTTGCGGAAGAGGGCCGCCAACTGTCGCAATTGCTTGTCCAAGGAGGCGGAGCCGCTGAAGGCGGGCACACCCAGCGCCTCGCTGCCTTTTTCCAGCGCCTTGGTGCGGGCGTCGAGCGTGGCCATGCGCTGGTCCCACAGCTTCCGGTCGAGGCTGGAGAGCATCACCGGCTTTCCTTGCTCAGCCAAGAGCCGATGCTGCGAGGCCAGCGAGAGGTCGGTCGAGATCGCGCCGACGCGAGTCACGAGGTTGCTCGTGGCCTCCAGGCTGTCAATGCGGCGATAAATGCTGCTGACCCAGATTTGCGAAATCGAGAGGAAAATGGCGACGACAAGGCTGGACACCGTTAGATAGGCTCCCAACCTCGAGGGTAATTTATTGTCCGGTGTGCGTCCGGCGTCTCCACTCACGGGTATGTTATCGGCACAAAACCTTGAATTTTGAACCCCGGGGTACCCTTAACCCTTCACGATGTCGGTTCGAGTTCGATACGCCCCTAGTCCCACCGGAAGTCCGCACGTCGGGAATATCCGCGACGCCCTGTTTAAGCACCTGTTTGCCAAGCATCACAAGGGCACGCATGTTTTGCGCATCGAAGACACCGACCGCACCCGCTTTGTGCCGGGCGTGGAAGATGAGATCGTCGAAAGTCTGCGCTGGATGGGCATCGAATGGCAGGAAGGACTTTACGCCGGGGGCGATTTTGTTCCCTATCGCCAAAGCGAGCGCAAGGAACTCGGCATTTACGAACGCGAGATTCAGCGCCTGATTGAGCTTGGTCACGCCTACCCGGCCTTTGATTCGCCGGAGGAGCTGACCGAGATGCGCGAGTTTCAGCAGATCAACAAGCAGCCCATTGGCTACTTTGGCGGGCAGTGGCGCGACGCCACCCCGGCTCAGGTCGAGGCGGCCGAGGCGGCGGGGAAGCCAAAGGTCATTCGGCAGCGGATTCCGCGCAACACCACTATCGTCATCGAAGACGCGATTCGTGGGCGCGTGGAGTTTGACTCCAACACCGTGGACGATCCCGTGCTGATTAAGGGCGACGGCATGCCGACTTACCACTTTGCGGCCATGGTGGACGACCACCTGATGGAGATTACGCACATCATGCGCGGCGAGGAATGGATTAGTTCCGCGCCGAAGCATGCCGCGCTGTTCGATAGCTTTGGCTGGGAACGCCCGATTTTCGTCCACTGTCCGGTCATCAACGGCCCCGACGGGAAGAAGCTGAGCAAGCGGCATGGCGACACCAAGTGCCTCGATTTTCGGTCGGCGGGCTACCTGCCGGCCGCGCTGGCCAACTTCATCGCACTCATAGGGTGGGCGCCGGGCGACAATCGCGAGCTCATGTCCATGGATGAGCTGGCCGAGGCGTTTGATCTCGGCGGTTTGCAACCCGCGCCGGGCGTATTCGAC
Coding sequences:
- a CDS encoding prepilin-type N-terminal cleavage/methylation domain-containing protein; translation: MKKAFTLIELLVVIAIIAILAAILFPVFTQAKVAAKKTAAISNQKQISLGFMMYTDQNDSQYPRRSGCEGGTSLNPALNTGTTLRCAAPSFAHSMTWQSWQKYVLPYVKSVPLFEHPMRTKNAADWQNNGQLLNAFAINLGITGAAVTAFTSTPWTGGTQEGIPTPSETMLLLELPHTYAAPFVVQSGGPSEQTVYPIAIREYWRAMFFKSTGGNNCTTTNEIDKVGAPADGIVVGHADGSAKFYNVNRVLALTPTNAEYLPGVSFPQSAFSSNCRRATSAYTYSGGNATPSININYPFWGLTP
- the tig gene encoding trigger factor — encoded protein: MATATPKMTVKRTDLNKCTIQFDVTCTPDQVSSGTDRAYKDFAKNMRVPGFRPGHAPKNVIAPMIPQQDLAQRVAEIVVDTVIRKLVTDEKIALHDSPAVNLTKFDFDKGECEFTAKLPLAPIVELGEYKGIEVEKPAVDVSDKDVDEYLEELRKRMGKRESVTDRGAQDGDVALVNVRGEKEDGDGTTLLLVLGKNFAALDKAIAGLNAEEMKVASLDFPADFSNKALAGKKGKWKLTVKSLNAVVLPQLSDEFAQNLGGDLAALKSADLKALKDRLRLQVEAQKGQMAQEMVHEQIQEKLVAGSKIEVPDTMWESVANQRMNELAQQARQQGTTIEEYAKANGMTVEEMLANWQAEAKTQVMRAVAAREIFAKEKLRLTNQDMNEMLIAMSYEYQVAPAELVKAMQKANNFRELEIRAVFKKVLDFLTNNASMVEAGTAKPAKKKAEPKEAAATEEKPKAEKPKAEKATAEKKPAPKKK
- a CDS encoding DUF4332 domain-containing protein; this translates as MANIEDIEGVGPAIAEKMKAAGVGSVEKLLEMGGTKKGRESLAEAAEVSEKLVLKFVNHADLMRINGVGPQFAEMLEAAGVDSVVELAGRRSDNLATKLAEVNEAKNLANRTPSESEVAKWVEEAKSLDRAVHH
- a CDS encoding GGDEF domain-containing protein — its product is MSSLVVAIFLSISQIWVSSIYRRIDSLEATSNLVTRVGAISTDLSLASQHRLLAEQGKPVMLSSLDRKLWDQRMATLDARTKALEKGSEALGVPAFSGSASLDKQLRQLAALFRKSLAMCDAEFRGTIGIESLEPFKTTQGAINQNVLAVYEELNRERLGEQQKIYVITIGSFVTALLCILTVTALIVRPMVRRFGSAYVHIATQNEDLESMNQRMTEQQNVLVQRNAELVELQELQALQANELRENADKLSRALEHSQQASQVARFSASRFQELFQGIPVPAFTFDPIGTIYEWNQAVSRLFGVQGFEVFQQSIFGIVFKEEEREEIQDIVRRVFNGENIQNFEREDVHHGIRRFLLLNFFPLRNSLNEVVGGVCATVDITERKLAEEQLLNYQAQVKEQMGFITEQNVLLQMKQQELEEANQRLEDLANKDGLTGLLNHRSFQDELEQVFQAAKQGYGAVSLILMDVDKFKSLNDTYGHPAGDKVLVQVARVLRENALANEVVCRYGGEEFAIVCDGSTLAEAIEIAERYRHAIETSEWEHRLVTASFGVSQAELADPSRAEMIARADQSLYAAKSAGRNCVKAITEDDPPQLRIAS
- a CDS encoding glutamate--tRNA ligase gives rise to the protein MSVRVRYAPSPTGSPHVGNIRDALFKHLFAKHHKGTHVLRIEDTDRTRFVPGVEDEIVESLRWMGIEWQEGLYAGGDFVPYRQSERKELGIYEREIQRLIELGHAYPAFDSPEELTEMREFQQINKQPIGYFGGQWRDATPAQVEAAEAAGKPKVIRQRIPRNTTIVIEDAIRGRVEFDSNTVDDPVLIKGDGMPTYHFAAMVDDHLMEITHIMRGEEWISSAPKHAALFDSFGWERPIFVHCPVINGPDGKKLSKRHGDTKCLDFRSAGYLPAALANFIALIGWAPGDNRELMSMDELAEAFDLGGLQPAPGVFDMSKLNWMNANYIRAVEPTELVTKVRDFAAAPTTQEYWSRDANLEGGVGRSLDALVACADEPLVAQAIQLEQERVNTLADFGPACEFFVRDEVEFDEAAKAKAFAHEHVGALFAALGEFLAGKELVSAEACHDFVTGWAKEHGIEKIGPVVQPIRVALTGKLAGPGLYELMSALGPARMLARFSRAIK